gggcagggggtggggctgtgtgggggaggcagggggaccCCTACCTTCAGGGAGTTTCTAGTTTAACTGGAGAGCAAGCCAGCGTGGGCAGCACAAGGCAGTAGCTGGGCCACAGCTGCAGAGGCCAGCCCGAACAGCGCTTGGGCAGGACTGGGGCGCTCTGGAAGGGCTTCTTATAGATGGAGGGCCTTCAAGGATGGTAGAGTGGGATGGGCGGGGAAGGGTAAGTTCCTTCAGGGCGGAGACCCCCTCCATACGGAGCAGGGCTCAGGTGCTCCTTGTTGGCTAAAGAGAATCAAGGTGAGGCCGTCCACACCAGGAAGGGCCAGCCCAACGAGCctctctccagctgctctgcGCCCAGCTAGGATGTGACCATGAGTGCCAACTGGGCCCTCAGAGAGAAGCCAGTGAGCATGGGAGGTCCATGAGCCCGGGGGTGGTCACCCCCTCCCACACCCCCAGGCCCAAGGATGTCCAGACATTGGTGCCAAAACGGATACTCTCACCCACCCCACACCCACAGAGTCACAGCCCGTGTGTGTGGTTTCTCAAGACACATTGTTTATTCCACATGAGAATGGGATCACGGCTGGGAGCCCCCTGGGGCAGGAGAGGATAGGAGAGCTTGGGAATGAGGTGAGGCTCTCTGCAGCCCACCTGCGGCCGAGGAGGGGTGGGCCCTGGCCCTTCCCAGGCTCTGCAGGAAAGCTGTGTGCTCTGAGTCCGCGTGCAGTTTCCAGGCAAGTCTCTGCCTCCCCCATCCGGACCATGGGGCTGATCCCTGCCTAGCACCTCCAGAAGGCTGGGTCCAGTCTATCCCCCGAGGATCCCCCACTCCAAATCACTGTCCTGTGGCCCTTCCACTCCAGTCTCTTTGGCAAGAGCTGGGGATCAGGGGCTGGAGGGGCAGATGGATCTGGTGGGCCAGCTTCAGAGGCTGATGGGGGTCCAGGGGAGAGGGCACGTCTGGGGCGGGGCGGCTCCGAAGTAGTCAATGAGGGCCCggcaggggcacggggagggctagccCCTCACTCCTGGCCTGGGTGCTCACCCACCGACCACTTCACCTCCCCTGTCCGCAGAGTCACTATGTCCTCATAGGTGGCCGTCTGGTCAATATCCAGGCCCTGGAGACATGGAATGGAGCTCAGGCCTCGGTCACTCCGCAGCCACCCCCAGGCCCTCGGAGCTGCCGGTGTGCCCTGCTCATTACCTCATAGGTGTGATCTTCCTCCATCCCAGCTTTGCTGTCATCCTGGCAGGGTGAGAGAAGGAGAGCAGAGTGTtagctgcccccaccccatccacTGCTGGGCCAGACTGGCCTGGGGTGAGGGGTCAGGGGTGAGGTGCACTCTGCAAGAACAACTGCATGAATAAAGGAGCCAGTGGGCCGGTGAGGGGCTGGGAGATGGAGATCCTGCCCCTGTCTGGCCTGCCTCGTGGCGCCCTCCGGCCCGCACAGTCACCTTGTCCAGCAGCAGGAAGATGGGGACGATGATGAAGAGGGTGATGAGCAGTGTCTGGATCATGATGATGCCGTCTTTCAGTGTGTTCCGTCGCTTCAGCTGCTCCAAGGTGCTGAATCCTGGGGGAGGTGGGGTGTGGTGGTGAGGCTGAGGCCCCTCTTTGGGCCTGTACCCCTCAGGACCTGCTGCTTAGCAGCTCCCCTGGGTGCTCAATGACCTTAGCCACCTCCACAGTGTGGACCCTCGCTGCTGGTGGGCTGGGGTGTGGTGGGGTATGGATGGCTCCACCAGCACCCCGTGGCCCTGTGCATCCCTGCTTCCCCCACTGGCTGGAGGGAAGGCCCCGCACACACCCATGACTCGCAGCTCAGTGCCACAGCCCTGGGTGGGCGGCCCCTTCAAGCAGTTCTGCAGGCAGAAGTAGATGCCATTGTCCTGAAACTGGATGCCTCGGATGATGAGGGTGGCGACAGAGCCATTCTGAGTGCGTTGGATGCGGTCCTCTTTCAGCAGTGGCTTGGGCTCCAAGTCCGTCTCCTGCTTCCGGAGCCAGCTCACGTTGCCGAGGTCATCCGTGTAGCACTTTATTTCCACCATGGAGCCCCGTTTCTTGGCCACGAAACGAGGGTTCTGCCAGATCCTGGAACAAGCGCCTCCTGTGGGCACCAAGGCCAGGATCAAATCCCACTCGGTGGCTTCTGGACTGCCCGCCTGCCCATGGGTGGTGCTGACTCCCGAATCAGCCTCCCTTGTCTATCCTTGCTTCTCAGGGTGTGGGACAGTCATGAGGCAGAGGTGTGGGAGCTGAGCTGCATGGGAGACCACAGGCCAAAGCACTGGACCCAGCCCCTTCTTAACTGCACCCTTTTCCCGCCATTTGATTTTCCTTTAGAAGGGCCCTAGAACTTCCTGATTTATTTCCATGTCTACAACAGCCTGATCCAGGCCTCACCCTCTGGGGCCTGGAGGCCCATAGGCTAGCGTCCCACCTGGCCTGGTgctcccacccctccctgctctgggctGCCCTACGCCTAAAATGCTTGAGGGCTCTGCACTGTCCCCAGGGGATAAAGGCCAAATCCTTAGCATGGCGTTTGAGGTCCTGCACGGCAGTCCTTTGCCCCTACCTAATTATGTGGTCCTGCTCCACTTTTTATTCCTAAACCTTCTCTCTCAGCTTGGCATGCTCTTCCCACCCGCTTGCTCCATGAAGCCTCCCTTTGGCCTCATTCCCAGTGAGTGGCCCCCTAGTGGAACCCCTGAGCCCCTGTCAGAGCCCCCAGGACTGCAGGTTGCTTGTGGGGGCTGAGCCCGACTCCCAGCTAGACAGACCCAGCCTGAGTTCTCAGTGGAATTCCTTCTGGCCCCCAGTCATATCCTGCGTTTAGCCCAGGCGCTCAGTAGTTGGGCCTGGAGAGCCTAGGTGGGTGGCCCAGGCAACAAGGATGACAGCTGAGCGGGGGCGGGAGTGGGGGGCTGAAGGAGGCGGAGGGGTGGTGGTCCCGGGTGGGGAGAGTCAGGGAGCTCTGGGGCACCGGGGGCGGCCATGACTGGcattggacacagacacacttgCCCCCAGAAGGGACAGGGGAAGTCACTGACCTTTAAGGTCCACGTTCTCTGATTTGGCTGCTGGCACCATCTCGTCTGCTGGGAGGGAGGAAGTGGGCGGGGCCCGGTCAGGGCTTCCCCACGGGAGCCGGCTGCCCCTCCCCTGCAGGCCCTGGGCCCTTCGCTTTCCTAGACCCACTTTCTCTGCCCAGGACAACAGGTTCAAGACCCCCCAGCCCTCCTCAGCACTCCGGAGAGacaagggtggggtggggtcacCAGGAGGTCCACCCCGCAAGCCCCCTACCGCCTTTGACCTGATGGGTGGCCTTGAGCAGGCATCTGGTTGAGACAGAAGGAAGCCTGCCTTCCAGACCAGGGACTCTTTCTGGAACATGCGCGACCCAGGGTCTGGTCGGGGGCAGCCTCTCCCGGGTCCTCCCCGCATGCCCTCCGGAGCTTCTCCTCTCTTCCTCCGCGGCCTAGCTCTTCGGGAGTCATAGCCACCAAGCTCTCACGCCCAGCTCAGCCTGGCACCCTCCAGGCGAGAGAGGGGCTGGGGTCGCAGAGCCCTGAGTTCATCAGCACGTTGATACCCACAGACCCAGACCCCCCGGGCAGTCAGAGGGAGACAGGAGGCAGAAAGtgagagagggaggagggtggAGAGAGCAGGGGGCAGAACGGCAGGGAGAGCCGCTGGCAGGGAGGGAAACCAGCAGGCCGCGATGCGGGGGAGCTGTACCTGAGAGCAGCAGCAGTACCACCACCAGCCAGCTGCTGGGCATGGGCGACAGCGCCAGCCCGGCCATGGCCACCGCTCCGCCTCTGACCCCGAGCCGCGCTGACCACGGAGGCTCCTGGGGGGAAAACGTGTAACTGCCTGGGCTGGAGCCTGtgtc
The sequence above is a segment of the Manis pentadactyla isolate mManPen7 chromosome 4, mManPen7.hap1, whole genome shotgun sequence genome. Coding sequences within it:
- the CD79B gene encoding B-cell antigen receptor complex-associated protein beta chain isoform X2; this translates as MAGLALSPMPSSWLVVVLLLLSDEMVPAAKSENVDLKGGACSRIWQNPRFVAKKRGSMVEIKCYTDDLGNVSWLRKQETDLEPKPLLKEDRIQRTQNGSVATLIIRGIQFQDNGIYFCLQNCLKGPPTQGCGTELRVMGFSTLEQLKRRNTLKDGIIMIQTLLITLFIIVPIFLLLDKDDSKAGMEEDHTYEGLDIDQTATYEDIVTLRTGEVKWSVGEHPGQE
- the CD79B gene encoding B-cell antigen receptor complex-associated protein beta chain isoform X1, yielding MAGLALSPMPSSWLVVVLLLLSADEMVPAAKSENVDLKGGACSRIWQNPRFVAKKRGSMVEIKCYTDDLGNVSWLRKQETDLEPKPLLKEDRIQRTQNGSVATLIIRGIQFQDNGIYFCLQNCLKGPPTQGCGTELRVMGFSTLEQLKRRNTLKDGIIMIQTLLITLFIIVPIFLLLDKDDSKAGMEEDHTYEGLDIDQTATYEDIVTLRTGEVKWSVGEHPGQE